One segment of Triticum aestivum cultivar Chinese Spring chromosome 2A, IWGSC CS RefSeq v2.1, whole genome shotgun sequence DNA contains the following:
- the LOC123189396 gene encoding sugar transport protein MST1, with protein MARGGLAPAAGGDRIRGYGGGRVTLSVVVTCLMAASCGLIFGYDIGVSGGVTQMESFLEKFFPEVLKGMKGAKRDAYCKYDNQMLTAFTSSLYIAGVLSSLVASRVTRRVGRQAVMLTGGALFLAGSAVNAAAVNIAMLIIGRMLLGFGVGFTAQAAPLYLAETSPAKWRGAFTSAYHVFLVIGTVAATVANYFTNRIPGWGWRVSLGLAGVPAIVVVLGALFVPDTPSSLVLRGDPDRARAALQRIRGADADVGDEFKDIVLAVEEARRNDEGAFERLRGKGCRHYLVMMVAIPTFFDLTGMIVITVFSPVLFRTVGFDSQKAILGSVILSLVNLFAVVVSTFVVDRAGRRFLFLAGGVAMMLCQVAVAWILADHLGRQHATTMARNYAKGVLVLMCLYTCSFGMSWGPLKWVVPSEIYPVEIRSAGQAMTVSIALSLSFAQTQVFITLLCAMKYAIFIFYAGWVLLMTLFMAALLPETKGVPLEAMRTVWAKHWYWRRFAGDAKQDSQVNCL; from the exons ATGGCGAGAGGAGGTCTCGccccggcggccggcggcgaccggATCCGCGGCTACGGCGGCGGCCGCGTGACGCTCTCCGTGGTGGTcacctgcctcatggccgcctcctgCGGCCTCATCTTCGGCTACGACATTGGCGTCTCAG GCGGCGTCACGCAAATGGAGTCGTTCCTCGAGAAATTCTTCCCGGAGGTTCTCAAGGGGATGAAGGGCGCCAAGCGCGACGCCTACTGCAAGTACGACAACCAGATGCTCACGGCGTTCACCTCCTCGCTGTACATCGCCGGCGTGCTGTCGTCGCTGGTGGCTAGTAGGGTGACCAGGAGGGTGGGCCGCCAGGCCGTCATGCTCACCGGCGGCGCCCTGTTCCTTGCCGGCTCCGCTGTCAACGCCGCCGCCGTGAACATCGCCATGCTCATCATCGGCCGGATGCTGCTCGGCTTCGGCGTTGGGTTCACAGCGCAG GCGGCTCCGCTGTATCTCGCCGAGACATCGCCAGCCAAGTGGCGCGGCGCCTTCACCAGCGCCTACCACGTCTTCCTCGTCATCGGCACGGTGGCAGCGACCGTCGCCAACTACTTCACCAACCGCATCCCGGGATGGGGCTGGCGGGTCTCCCTCGGCCTGGCCGGCGTGCCGGCCATCGTCGTTGTGCTGGGCGCCCTCTTCGTCCCGGACACTCCCAGCAGCCTCGTCCTCCGCGGAGATCCCGACAGGGCACGCGCGGCGCTCCAGCGCATCCGCGGGGCGGACGCCGACGTGGGCGACGAGTTCAAGGACATCGTCCTCGCCGTGGAGGAGGCTCGCCGGAACGACGAGGGCGCGTTCGAGCGGCTGCGCGGCAAGGGGTGCCGGCACTACCTGGTGATGATGGTGGCCATCCCCACTTTCTTCGACCTCACCGGCATGATCGTCATCACCGTGTTCTCGCCGGTGCTGTTCCGGACCGTGGGGTTCGACAGCCAGAAGGCGATCTTGGGCTCCGTCATACTCAGCCTCGTCAACTTGTTCGCCGTCGTCGTGTCCACCTTCGTCGTGGACCGTGCCGGCCGCAGGTTCTTGTTCCTCGCCGGCGGCGTAGCAATGATGCTCTGCCAGGTGGCGGTGGCGTGGATACTGGCGGATCATCTGGGGAGGCAGCACGCGACGACGATGGCGCGGAACTACGCCAAGGGGGTGCTGGTGCTCATGTGCCTCTACACGTGCAGCTTCGGCATGTCGTGGGGGCCGCTCAAGTGGGTGGTGCCGAGCGAGATCTACCCGGTGGAGATCAGGTCGGCGGGGCAGGCCATGACCGTCTCCATCGCGCTCAGCCTCTCCTTCGCGCAGACGCAGGTGTTCATCACCTTGCTCTGCGCCATGAAGTACGCGATATTCATCTTCTACGCCGGCTGGGTCCTGCTGATGACGCTTTTCATGGCGGCGCTCCTGCCGGAGACCAAAGGCGTGCCGCTGGAGGCCATGAGGACGGTGTGGGCCAAGCATTGGTACTGGAGGAGGTTTGCTGGAGATGCCAAGCAGGACAGCCAGGTCAACTGCCTGTGA